From Thalassospiraceae bacterium LMO-JJ14:
CCGATGGAGCAGGAACTCCGTTCCATCGAAGGCGTCAAGGAGATGCGCTCCAAGGCCTATGAGGGCGGCGCCAACGTGACGATGGAATTCGATGCCGGGTTCGACGCCGACGAGGCGCTGTCGGATGTGCGTGAAAAGGTCGACCTGGCGAAACCCGAACTGCCGGGCGAAACCGACGAGCCGGAAGTGCACGAGGTCAATATTTCCCTGTTCCCGATTTTGGTGGTGACGCTGTCGGGCAACGTGCCGGAACGAACCTTGCAGAATCTCGCGCGTGACCTGCGTGACGATGTCGAGGGAATTCCCCAGGTCCTCAAGGTCGAGATCGCCGGCGACCGCGAGGAACTGGTCGAGGTGGTGATCGATCCGGTGGCCATCGAAAGCTACGGTCTGTCGCCGCTCGATACGGTGTCGAGCATTTCCAGCTCCAACCTGTTGGTCGCGGCGGGCGCGCAGGATACCGGCAAGGGCCGTTTCGCGGTCAAGGTGCCGGGCCTGTTCGAGAACGTTGCAGATATCGCCGGGATGCCGGTCAAGGTCGACGGCGACAGCGTCATCAGGCTTGGCGATATCGCGGAAATCCGCAGGGGCTTCAAGGACCCGGAAACATTTGCCCGCGTCGACGGTCATCCGGCCGTGGCGCTCGAGGTTTCCAAGCGGACCGGACAGAACATCATCGAAACCGTCGAGGCCGTGCGCGCCACCGTCGAGGCGGCGCGGGCCGAGTGGCCCGAAGCGATGCACGCCGCCGTGCAGGTCGAATACCTGCAGGACAAGTCGGACGATATCCGCCTGATGCTGGCCGATCTGCAGAACAACGTTCTGTCGGCGATCCTGCTGGTCATGGTGATCGTCGTCGCCGCGCTCGGACTTCGGACCGCGGGGCTTGTCGGGATCGCCATTCCGGGCTCGTTCCTGGCCGCCATTCTGGTGCTGTATTCGGTCGGCATGACGGTCAATATCGTCGTTCTGTTCAGCCTGATCCTGGCCGTCGGCATGCTGGTCGACGGCGCCATCGTCGTCACCGAATACGCCGACCGCAAGATGATCGAAGGCGACAAACCGCGCCAGGCGTATACGCTGGCGGCGAAGCGCATGGCGTGGCCGATCATTGCCTCGACGGCGACGACGCTGGCGGCGTTCCTGCCGCTGGTGTTCTGGCCGGGGCTGGTCGGCGAGTTCATGAAGTTCCTGCCGATCACGTTGTTGATGACGCTGACGGCCTCGCTGGCAATGGCGCTGATTTTCGTGCCCACGCTGGGCGCGCAGATCGGCAAGGCGGGCGGCGCCGTCGATGCCGACCTGATGCGCGAGCTTGCCGGCTCGTCTTCCTTCCGCACCGATCACCTGAGCGGCGGTACGGGTGTGTATGTCCGCCTGCTCGACAAGGCGCTGCGCCATCCGGGAAAGATCCTCTTGCTCGCCTTTGCCCTGCTGATCGGCGTACAGGGGGTTTACGGCACGCTCGGCAAGGGCGTCGAATTCTTCCCCGAGGTTGAACCGGAACTGGCCAAGCTGCAGGTGCGCGCGCGCGGCAACCTGTCGGCGTGGGAAAAGAACGACCTGATGAAAGAAGTCGAGGGACGCATTCTCGACGTTTCCGGCATCCGTTCGGCGTACACCCGCGTCGGCCAGCAGGAACGCTCGGAAGAAGCCGAGGACATCATCGGCGAGATCACGCTGGAATTCGAAGAGTGGTATCTGCGCCGCAAGGCCGACGTTATCCTGAACGAGGTCAGCGACAAAACCGGCGACATCGCCGGGATCTTCATCGACCGCCGCAAGGCCGAGGCCGGCCCGCCGGTCGGCAAGGATGTTCAGGTGGAATTTTCCAGCCGCTACGTCGATCTTCTGGCGCCGGCGGCGGCGCGGCTCCGCGCCTATATCGAAAGCGACGGCGAGTTCGTGAATATCGAGGACAGCCGCCCGTTGCCGGGGATCGAGTTCGAAATCAACGTCGACCGTGCGCAGGCGGCCAAGTACGGGGCCAACATCGAGCTTGTCGGGCGCGCCGTCCAACTGGCGACCAATGGCCTCAAACTCGGGGAATACCGCCCCGACGACGCCGATGACGAGATCGATGTGCGGGCCCGCTATCCGGAACGTTTCAGGACTTTAGACGAGTTGCAGCAGATACGCGTCGACACCACGGGACAATCTGTGCCGATCGGCAACTTCGTCGACGTCGTCGCGAAACAGAAAACCGGTACGCTGAACCGGACCGACACGCGCCGCGTGATGTCGGTGAAGGCTGACGCCGTCGAAGGCGTGCTCGTCGACACCAAGGTCCGGCAGGTCGAGAAGTGGGTCGCCGAGGCCGGTTTCGACCCGCGCATTTCTGTGCGCTTCAAGGGCGAGGACGAAGAACAGAAAAAGGCCCAGGATTTTCTCGTCAAGGCGTTCGGCGTGGCGCTGTTCCTGATGGCGCTGATCCTCGTCACGCAGTTCAACAGTTTCTATTCGGCGTTCCTGATTCTGTCCGCCGTGATCATGTCGACCATCGGCGTCTTCATCGGGCTTCTGGTGACCGGCCAGCCGTTCGGCGTGGTGATGAGCGGCATCGGCGTCATCGCGCTGGCGGGGATCGTGGTCAACAACAACATCGTGCTGATCGACACTTTCGACCGCCTGAAAGAGGACGCGAACTCGGTCCGCGACGCGATTCTCAAGACCGGCGCGCAGCGCCTGCGCCCGGTTCTGCTGACCACGGTGACGACGATCCTCGGGCTGATGCCGATGGTGCTCGGCATCAACATCGATTTCGTCAACCGCAGCGTCAATATCGGCGCCCCGTCGACGCAGTGGTGGACGCAACTGTCGACGGCGATCGTCTTCGGTCTTGCCTTCGCGACGGTCCTGACACTGATCGTCACACCGTGCGCGCTGATGATCCGCGGCAATCTCGCCGATTGGCGTCAGGCGCGCCGGACGCGGAAGCAGACGGCGGTTTCAGCCGGCTAACAGCGCACGTCACCCTGAACCACAGAGGCGCCGAGGACACAGAGGCTGGCCCGTGGCTTCTCTGCGTCTCTGTGGTTTTAATTCATGGATGCTGAAATAAGTTCAGCATGACG
This genomic window contains:
- a CDS encoding efflux RND transporter permease subunit, whose protein sequence is MNALIDAAVSHSRTVLGSLVLILIAGVVAFNDIPKEADPDVNIPIIYVSMHHEGISPEDAERLLIRPMEQELRSIEGVKEMRSKAYEGGANVTMEFDAGFDADEALSDVREKVDLAKPELPGETDEPEVHEVNISLFPILVVTLSGNVPERTLQNLARDLRDDVEGIPQVLKVEIAGDREELVEVVIDPVAIESYGLSPLDTVSSISSSNLLVAAGAQDTGKGRFAVKVPGLFENVADIAGMPVKVDGDSVIRLGDIAEIRRGFKDPETFARVDGHPAVALEVSKRTGQNIIETVEAVRATVEAARAEWPEAMHAAVQVEYLQDKSDDIRLMLADLQNNVLSAILLVMVIVVAALGLRTAGLVGIAIPGSFLAAILVLYSVGMTVNIVVLFSLILAVGMLVDGAIVVTEYADRKMIEGDKPRQAYTLAAKRMAWPIIASTATTLAAFLPLVFWPGLVGEFMKFLPITLLMTLTASLAMALIFVPTLGAQIGKAGGAVDADLMRELAGSSSFRTDHLSGGTGVYVRLLDKALRHPGKILLLAFALLIGVQGVYGTLGKGVEFFPEVEPELAKLQVRARGNLSAWEKNDLMKEVEGRILDVSGIRSAYTRVGQQERSEEAEDIIGEITLEFEEWYLRRKADVILNEVSDKTGDIAGIFIDRRKAEAGPPVGKDVQVEFSSRYVDLLAPAAARLRAYIESDGEFVNIEDSRPLPGIEFEINVDRAQAAKYGANIELVGRAVQLATNGLKLGEYRPDDADDEIDVRARYPERFRTLDELQQIRVDTTGQSVPIGNFVDVVAKQKTGTLNRTDTRRVMSVKADAVEGVLVDTKVRQVEKWVAEAGFDPRISVRFKGEDEEQKKAQDFLVKAFGVALFLMALILVTQFNSFYSAFLILSAVIMSTIGVFIGLLVTGQPFGVVMSGIGVIALAGIVVNNNIVLIDTFDRLKEDANSVRDAILKTGAQRLRPVLLTTVTTILGLMPMVLGINIDFVNRSVNIGAPSTQWWTQLSTAIVFGLAFATVLTLIVTPCALMIRGNLADWRQARRTRKQTAVSAG